The following are encoded in a window of Pontiella desulfatans genomic DNA:
- a CDS encoding JAB domain-containing protein yields the protein MVLTLQTELAVRETTEYGPKLIKPDDVAEYLRDMKLMTQEAFVVIGLNAKNCVINKHLVSIGTVSSTLVHPRECFKPVLLDCASSVILAHNHPSGDPTPSAEDIKITRQLVSAGEVLGIRVLDHVILGSDHLSLKEAGLVKF from the coding sequence ATGGTACTTACATTACAAACAGAATTAGCCGTTCGGGAAACAACCGAGTACGGACCGAAGTTAATAAAGCCTGACGACGTCGCCGAATACCTCCGGGACATGAAACTCATGACGCAGGAGGCTTTCGTTGTTATCGGATTGAATGCCAAGAACTGCGTTATCAATAAGCACCTGGTCAGCATCGGTACGGTCAGCTCGACCTTGGTTCATCCTCGCGAGTGCTTCAAGCCCGTGCTGCTGGACTGTGCGTCATCCGTGATATTGGCACATAACCATCCGTCTGGAGATCCAACACCATCGGCGGAGGATATCAAGATAACCCGGCAACTGGTGTCAGCAGGTGAGGTTCTCGGGATCCGAGTTTTGGATCACGTCATCCTGGGGTCTGACCACCTGAGCCTCAAGGAAGCAGGCTTGGTCAAGTTCTGA
- a CDS encoding ArdC family protein produces MSAYQKINEMITARLIERVEASSGELPWKKPWTSFSLMPRNLISKKPYRGVNVFLLHMLGYASPYFLSFKQVTALGGAVRKGEKSCPVVFWRFVDSKEDDSEAKGYAMLRYYRVFNVEQCDGLPESKVPVVEIPKREHTPLEIAEQLVASMPDCPVIKHGCRQASYSPALDRVAMPDPEVFHSGESYYAALFHELAHYADTGIMPN; encoded by the coding sequence ATGAGTGCATATCAAAAGATTAATGAAATGATCACCGCCCGACTCATAGAGCGGGTGGAAGCAAGCAGCGGTGAGTTACCGTGGAAGAAACCGTGGACATCATTCTCGTTGATGCCCCGGAACCTCATCTCAAAGAAGCCGTATCGCGGTGTAAATGTGTTTTTGTTGCACATGTTGGGGTACGCCAGCCCGTACTTCCTGAGTTTTAAGCAGGTTACGGCATTGGGGGGAGCTGTCCGCAAGGGTGAAAAATCCTGCCCAGTCGTGTTCTGGCGCTTTGTGGATTCGAAGGAGGATGATTCCGAGGCGAAAGGCTATGCGATGTTGAGGTACTACCGCGTGTTCAACGTTGAGCAATGTGATGGGCTACCGGAGAGTAAGGTGCCCGTGGTTGAAATACCAAAACGGGAACATACGCCGTTGGAGATCGCGGAGCAGTTGGTGGCTTCGATGCCCGACTGTCCGGTAATCAAACACGGCTGCAGGCAGGCATCGTATTCCCCGGCATTGGACCGAGTCGCTATGCCTGATCCGGAAGTATTCCATTCGGGGGAGTCGTACTATGCTGCGCTATTCCATGAGCTGGCGCATTATGCCGACACTGGGATTATGCCGAATTGA